A genome region from Gadus chalcogrammus isolate NIFS_2021 chromosome 7, NIFS_Gcha_1.0, whole genome shotgun sequence includes the following:
- the grk6 gene encoding G protein-coupled receptor kinase 6 isoform X1 — protein sequence MELENIVANTVLLKAREGGGGNRKGKSKKWKQMLQFPHISLCEELRQSTEKDYSSLCERQPIGRLLFRQFCETRDGLRRCIAFLDAVAEYEVTPDEKRQECGQKLLDIYFKPTSSHYMQELEAEMMGQCVDRLKEEEEEVSKELFKHATKLVHEYLSMAPFSDYLDSMHYNRFLQWKWLERQPVTKGTFRQYRVLGKGGFGEVCACQVRATGKMYACKKLEKKRIKKRKGESMALNEKTILEKVNSRFVVSLAYAYETKEALCLVLTLMNGGDLKFHIYHMGESALEEERAVFYTAEICCGLEHLHRERIAYRDLKPENILLDDHGHIRISDLGLAVHVPEGESIKGRVGTVGYMAPEVVKNERYSFGPDWWSLGVLLYEMIQGSSPFQQRKKRMKREEVEKLVTEQNEEYSDKFSDLSTSLCQMLLVKEPSERLGCQQGGALEVKAHPIFSSINFKRLEAGMLPAPFIPDPQAIYCKDVLDIEQFSTVKGVELQPEDESFHSQVCSGCVSIPWQNEMVESECFGELSVLHAEGPVPPDLDWRGQPPPPPKQGMMHRMVGRQGCCGNCSDSDEEPTRL from the exons gggGTGGCGGTAACAGAAAGGGGAAGAGCAAGAAATGGAAGCAGATGCTCCAGTTCCCCCACATCAGCCTTTGTGAAGAACTACGACAGAGCACCG agaagGACTACAGCAGCCTGTGTGAGCGACAGCCAATAGGAAGACTTCTCTTCAGACAGTTCTGTGAGACGAGGGACGGACTGCGACGCTGCATCGCCTTCTTGGACGCGGTG GCAGAGTATGAGGTCACTCCAGATGAGAAGAGGCAAGAATGCGGACAAAAACTCCTCGACATCTACTTCAAACCAACG tctAGTCATTACATGCAGGAGCTGGAAGCGGAGATGATGGGTCAGTGTGTTGACagactgaaggaggaggaggaggaggtgtccaAGGAGCTATTCAAACACGCTACCAA GCTGGTCCACGAGTACCTCAGCATGGCTCCCTTCTCAGACTACCTGGACAGCATGCACTACAACCGCTTCCTCCAGTGGAAGTGGTTAGAAAG ACAGCCGGTTACCAAGGGAACCTTTCGTCAGTACCGAGTCCTGGGCAAAGGAGGCTTTGGCGAG gtgtgtgcgtgccaggTGCGGGCCACCGGGAAGATGTACGCGTGTAAGAAGCTGGAGAAGAAGAGGATCAAGAAGAGGAAGGGCGAGTCCATGGCGCTGAACGAGAAGACCATCCTGGAGAAGGTCAACAGCCGGTTTGTG GTGAGTTTGGCGTACGCCTACGAGACGAAGGAGGCGCTGTGCCTGGTACTGACGCTGATGAACGGGGGCGACCTCAAGTTCCACATCTACCACATGGGCGAGAgcgccctggaggaggagcgggccgTGTTCTACACCGCCGAGATCTGCTGCGGCCTGGAGCACCTGCACCGCGAGAGGATCGCCTACAG GGACCTGAAGCCAGAGAACATTCTGCTGGACGACCACG gtcacATCCGGATCTCAGACCTGGGCCTGGCCGTCCACGTGCCTGAAGGAGAGAGCATCAAGGGCCGGGTTGGCACCGTGGGATACATGG cccccGAGGTGGTGAAGAACGAGCGCTACTCCTTCGGCCCGGACTGGTGGTCCCTGGGGGTCCTGCTGTACGAGATGATCCagggctcctcccccttccagcagaggaagaagaggatgaagagggaggaggtggagaagctgGTGACGGAGCAGAACGAGGAGTACTCGGACAAGTTCTCCGACCTGTCCACGTCGCTCTGCCAGATG ctGCTGGTCAAGGAGCCGTCTGAAAGGCTGGGCTGCCAACAGGGCGGGGCCCTGGAGGTGAAGGCCCATCCCATCTTCAGCTCCATCAACTTCAagcggctggaggcggggatgCTGCCCGCGCCCTTCATCCCTGAC ccccaGGCCATCTACTGTAAGGACGTCCTGGACATCGAGCAGTTCTCCACGGTGAAGGGGGTGGAGCTACAGCCCGAGGACGAGAGCTTCCACAGCCAGGTCTGCAGCGGCTGTGTGTCCATCCCCTGGCAGAACGag ATGGTGGAGTCGGAGTGCTTCGGGGAGCTCAGCGTTCTGCATGCCGAGGGTCCGGTCCCCCCGGATCTGGACTGGAGGGGccagccgcccccccctcccaagcAGGGCATGATGCACCGGATGGTAGGAAGACAG
- the grk6 gene encoding G protein-coupled receptor kinase 6 isoform X2, producing MELENIVANTVLLKAREGGGGNRKGKSKKWKQMLQFPHISLCEELRQSTEKDYSSLCERQPIGRLLFRQFCETRDGLRRCIAFLDAVAEYEVTPDEKRQECGQKLLDIYFKPTSSHYMQELEAEMMGQCVDRLKEEEEEVSKELFKHATKLVHEYLSMAPFSDYLDSMHYNRFLQWKWLERQPVTKGTFRQYRVLGKGGFGEVCACQVRATGKMYACKKLEKKRIKKRKGESMALNEKTILEKVNSRFVVSLAYAYETKEALCLVLTLMNGGDLKFHIYHMGESALEEERAVFYTAEICCGLEHLHRERIAYRDLKPENILLDDHGHIRISDLGLAVHVPEGESIKGRVGTVGYMAPEVVKNERYSFGPDWWSLGVLLYEMIQGSSPFQQRKKRMKREEVEKLVTEQNEEYSDKFSDLSTSLCQMLLVKEPSERLGCQQGGALEVKAHPIFSSINFKRLEAGMLPAPFIPDPQAIYCKDVLDIEQFSTVKGVELQPEDESFHSQVCSGCVSIPWQNEMVESECFGELSVLHAEGPVPPDLDWRGQPPPPPKQGMMHRMGCCGNCSDSDEEPTRL from the exons gggGTGGCGGTAACAGAAAGGGGAAGAGCAAGAAATGGAAGCAGATGCTCCAGTTCCCCCACATCAGCCTTTGTGAAGAACTACGACAGAGCACCG agaagGACTACAGCAGCCTGTGTGAGCGACAGCCAATAGGAAGACTTCTCTTCAGACAGTTCTGTGAGACGAGGGACGGACTGCGACGCTGCATCGCCTTCTTGGACGCGGTG GCAGAGTATGAGGTCACTCCAGATGAGAAGAGGCAAGAATGCGGACAAAAACTCCTCGACATCTACTTCAAACCAACG tctAGTCATTACATGCAGGAGCTGGAAGCGGAGATGATGGGTCAGTGTGTTGACagactgaaggaggaggaggaggaggtgtccaAGGAGCTATTCAAACACGCTACCAA GCTGGTCCACGAGTACCTCAGCATGGCTCCCTTCTCAGACTACCTGGACAGCATGCACTACAACCGCTTCCTCCAGTGGAAGTGGTTAGAAAG ACAGCCGGTTACCAAGGGAACCTTTCGTCAGTACCGAGTCCTGGGCAAAGGAGGCTTTGGCGAG gtgtgtgcgtgccaggTGCGGGCCACCGGGAAGATGTACGCGTGTAAGAAGCTGGAGAAGAAGAGGATCAAGAAGAGGAAGGGCGAGTCCATGGCGCTGAACGAGAAGACCATCCTGGAGAAGGTCAACAGCCGGTTTGTG GTGAGTTTGGCGTACGCCTACGAGACGAAGGAGGCGCTGTGCCTGGTACTGACGCTGATGAACGGGGGCGACCTCAAGTTCCACATCTACCACATGGGCGAGAgcgccctggaggaggagcgggccgTGTTCTACACCGCCGAGATCTGCTGCGGCCTGGAGCACCTGCACCGCGAGAGGATCGCCTACAG GGACCTGAAGCCAGAGAACATTCTGCTGGACGACCACG gtcacATCCGGATCTCAGACCTGGGCCTGGCCGTCCACGTGCCTGAAGGAGAGAGCATCAAGGGCCGGGTTGGCACCGTGGGATACATGG cccccGAGGTGGTGAAGAACGAGCGCTACTCCTTCGGCCCGGACTGGTGGTCCCTGGGGGTCCTGCTGTACGAGATGATCCagggctcctcccccttccagcagaggaagaagaggatgaagagggaggaggtggagaagctgGTGACGGAGCAGAACGAGGAGTACTCGGACAAGTTCTCCGACCTGTCCACGTCGCTCTGCCAGATG ctGCTGGTCAAGGAGCCGTCTGAAAGGCTGGGCTGCCAACAGGGCGGGGCCCTGGAGGTGAAGGCCCATCCCATCTTCAGCTCCATCAACTTCAagcggctggaggcggggatgCTGCCCGCGCCCTTCATCCCTGAC ccccaGGCCATCTACTGTAAGGACGTCCTGGACATCGAGCAGTTCTCCACGGTGAAGGGGGTGGAGCTACAGCCCGAGGACGAGAGCTTCCACAGCCAGGTCTGCAGCGGCTGTGTGTCCATCCCCTGGCAGAACGag ATGGTGGAGTCGGAGTGCTTCGGGGAGCTCAGCGTTCTGCATGCCGAGGGTCCGGTCCCCCCGGATCTGGACTGGAGGGGccagccgcccccccctcccaagcAGGGCATGATGCACCGGATG